Proteins encoded in a region of the Tetrapisispora phaffii CBS 4417 chromosome 12, complete genome genome:
- the SAW1 gene encoding DNA-binding protein SAW1 (similar to Saccharomyces cerevisiae YAL027W; ancestral locus Anc_7.70), whose translation MPCTIATLTVANNVLLPLRIHVNRKQLLQNIANSSSDEKDPIFEAPLLANNSIIQLKAPLTRIYLSNKDLTDLCNEIKYDLLFIVYDLTSKEVMDHDLRIGKVISFQNDIVEKHYMKDGEMVNDMIKNCHIESIVRISKFKLKISYKHNWELSIFIKSLKQLTEIRNYLLFKNFPTHFDEISTEHMVNTGMVSVKNNKRILLTTVQEQAPENPVILLEGSDNESGFIHEHITEDTKPTINYKYQPSITLPECIEIHVLKRPRRHRA comes from the coding sequence ATGCCATGTACTATTGCCACGCTTACTGTGGCCAACAATGTTTTGTTGCCGTTAAGGATCCATGTGAATAGGAAACAGCTGCTTCAAAATATTGCGAATTCTTCCTCAGATGAAAAAGACCCCATATTTGAAGCACCATTGCTAGCAAATAACTCAATAATACAACTGAAGGCTCCTCTAACTAGGATATATCTGTCGAATAAAGACTTGACAGACCTGTGCAATGAGATCAAGTACGATCTACTGTTCATCGTTTACGATTTAACCTCAAAAGAAGTTATGGACCATGATCTCAGAATCGGTAAAGTAATaagttttcaaaatgatATAGTAGAGAAGCATTACATGAAGGATGGTGAAATGGTAAACGATATGATCAAAAACTGTCATATCGAATCGATTGTTAGaatatcaaaattcaaGTTGAAAATATCGTACAAGCACAATTGGGAATTAAGCATCTTTATAAAAAGCTTGAAACAACTCACGGAAATCAGAAATTACTTGCTGTTTAAGAATTTCCCAACCCACTTTGATGAGATCTCTACAGAACATATGGTTAATACAGGCATGGTTTCTGTCAAGAACAACAAGCGTATTCTATTAACAACAGTTCAGGAGCAGGCTCCAGAAAACCCAGTAATCCTACTGGAAGGCAGTGACAATGAATCTGGATTTATACACGAACATATAACAGAAGATACGAAACCtacaataaattataaataccAACCATCGATAACATTACCAGAATGTATCGAAATTCATGTTTTGAAAAGGCCAAGAAGACATAGAGCGTAG